From the genome of Asterias amurensis chromosome 17, ASM3211899v1, one region includes:
- the LOC139949898 gene encoding RBPJ-interacting and tubulin-associated protein 1-like, with translation MTSPGYRPNSWRQSSLSVQGEPMNSDPTLQQPKRSYKYRKVASSGNVDETLFTSKRYEYLQSLNSSSNARPTSAADWFTHDESNQSPSDNRTINTPPIKSPLIKVGGAPRTRSRAYKPIPTYVDETLFGPKLKDSKFPAPWEKPEDEKKGPMLTWSPPVRGSLSCTPRSTPPSRPSSSAGSRPGSAKGTRPGSTGDSRPGLAGDSRPGSAGGSRPGSASRGRTGSRPATPNKPVWK, from the coding sequence ATGACTTCACCAGGTTACCGACCTAACAGTTGGCGCCAATCAAGCCTTAGTGTCCAGGGTGAGCCGATGAACTCTGACCCCACACTTCAACAACCTAAGAGATCGTATAAATATCGTAAAGTTGCTAGTAGTGGCAACGTAGATGAGACTTTGTTCACATCAAAGAGATATGAGTACCTTCAGTCTCTTAACAGCTCATCAAATGCCAGACCCACGTCAGCTGCTGATTGGTTTACCCATGATGAATCCAACCAATCACCAAGTGATAACCGAACTATCAATACTCCACCAATCAAATCACCTCTAATTAAAGTGGGCGGGGCACCTCGGACACGGTCAAGAGCATACAAACCTATTCCAACTTACGTTGATGAGACGCTGTTTGGTCCCAAGCTCAAAGACTCTAAATTCCCAGCACCTTGGGAGAAACCGGAAGATGAAAAGAAAGGGCCAATGTTGACTTGGAGTCCCCCTGTTAGAGGGAGTCTTAGCTGTACCCCAAGATCCACACCCCCGAGTCGCCCCTCCTCATCAGCTGGAAGTCGTCCAGGGTCTGCGAAGGGCACTAGACCTGGATCGACAGGGGACAGTCGCCCGGGATTGGCAGGGGATAGTCGCCCAGGATCTGCAGGGGGCAGTCGCCCAGGATCGGCCTCAAGGGGTCGTACAGGGAG